A genomic window from Ciona intestinalis chromosome 8, KH, whole genome shotgun sequence includes:
- the LOC104265880 gene encoding uncharacterized protein LOC104265880, translating into MRRCITTYTYSVPRLRQSYISSKLSLKTFGAMNGATLIVAVLVCMLFRDAVAVPVNAVNLDDLIDNETVRNKIRQQQAKAAKPNYKAKAVPWPTGNNDDISRSPKCTAIAQPCQSSFECCDYPDVVCVLFVSGSVFSTNCAPAWFVNYLPNYQEK; encoded by the exons ATGAGAAGGTGTATCACTACATATACATATAGCGTGCCACGCCTTAGACAGAGTTATATTTCGAGTAAGCTTTCATTAAAGACATTTGGAGCGATGAATGGAGCAACTCTAATAGTGGCTGTGTTGGTTTGCATGCTTTTCAGAGATGCGGTC GCTGTTCCTGTGAACGCGGTGAATTTGGATGATCTGATTGACAACGAAACCGTCAG GAACAAGATACGGCAACAGCAAGCCAAAGCGGCCAAGCCGAATTACAAAGCAAAGGCAGTACCGTGGCCAACAGGAAACAACGACGATATATCGAGGAGCCCGAAATGCACCGCCATCGCCCAGCCTTGCCAATCATCTTTTGAATGCTGTGACTACCCTGATGTCGTATGCGT GCTGTTCGTGTCGGGTTCTGTTTTCTCTACGAACTGCGCACCAGCGTGGTTTGTTAACTATTTGCCAAACTATCAAGAAAAGTGA
- the LOC100175704 gene encoding ADP-dependent glucokinase: MGITACCTYITLAIAAVSALLAYYNWNIETFVEFSKTFDSIPINTSPETKVANSWKEIIQYPQKHHRFDRIAVGVNGNVDIILKGSKLLSLLDPSSNSSGRPSDDHESLKTIEDLKSTFAYHHSKGAGGERYMENKEDFRKVLEAATKVQNAEYYIGGNAALMAQKLATIIHDDGKVTVGVPVGPKLKPLLHPMLKVSSTSLVDNDEYHMILEYGKGESWAGKVAPIASRFIFSHDVSNSQMLAFEPFIQSLSHFNPDLIVISGFHLLESQEMTYWRKRIGEIADLILPLSHDVPIHVELASMANEQCITQIANQIFHLVDSIGLNEQELWLICKAGGGPHCSSHLSGPPSIPVANDIIEWMLKKYSSSPRSRLTRIHFHTLPYHVIATHAASRWRNQASSIAAGTRIACTQACDDDNIAQHPDKVNLRVQGKIRLSVSDSASQEFDPSHPTMTWQKSSISFFFSPVLICKKPLKTVGLGDAISASGLLYSGFA, encoded by the exons ATGGGTATTACAGCATGTTGTACATATATAACACTAGCCATTGCCGCTGTATCAGCGTTACTTGCGTATTATAACTGGAATATTGAAACGTTTGTTGAATTTTCAAAAACATTCGATTCAATTCCTATTAACACCTCACCTGAAACCAAAGTTGCAAATTCATGGAAAGAAATAATTCAATATCCACAAAAACACCATCGATTCGACCGCATTGCTGTTGG aGTAAATGGAAATGTTGACATCATTCTGAAAGGATCAAAACTCCTAAGTCTCCTTGATCCGTCTTCTAACTCTTCTGGGAGACCTAGTGATGATCATGAGAGTCTTAAAACTATAGAAGACCTAAAATCAACATTTGCATACCACCATAGCAAAGGGGCCGGGGGAGAGAGGTATATGGAAAACAAAGAGGATTTTCGGAAAGTTCTGGAAGCTGCAACCAAAGTTCAAAATGCTGAG TACTACATCGGTGGAAATGCTGCTTTGATGGCACAGAAACTTGCGACCATCATACATGATGATGGGAAAGTAACTGTGGGCGTTCCTGTTGGTCCAAAACTTAAACCACTCCTACACCCCATGCTTAAAGTGTCTTCTACATCGTTAGTAGACAATGATGAATATCATATGATACTTGAGTATGGTAAAGGTGAAAG TTGGGCGGGTAAAGTTGCCCCGATCGCTTCACGATTCATCTTCTCACATGATGTGAGTAATTCACAAATGTTGGCGTTTGAACCTTTCATTCAAAGTCTTTCACATTTCAATCCAGATCTTATTGTAATATCAG GTTTCCATCTCCTTGAAAGTCAGGAGATGACATATTGGAGGAAGAGGATCGGTGAAATCGCCGATCTTATTCTTCCTTTATCCCATGATGTTCCCATCCATGTTGAGTTAGCAAGCATGGCAAATGAACAATGCATTACTCAGATTGCAAATCAG ATATTCCACCTGGTTGATTCAATCGGCCTCAATGAGCAGGAGCTGTGGTTGATCTGCAAAGCAGGTGGAGGACCTCACTGCTCCTCCCACCTTAGTGGTCCTCCATCAATCCCTGTTGCAAACGACATTATTGAATGGATGTTGAAGAAATACTCCTCCTCACCCAGATCCCGCCTCACTCGAATTCACTTCCACACACTCCCGTACCATGTTATAGCAACCCACGCTGCCTCCCGGTGGCGAAACCAGGCTTCCTCTATCGCTGCCGGAACCCGTATCGCGTGCACTCAAGCATGTGATGATGACAACATCGCACAGCATCCAGACAAAGTAAACCTTCGCGTCCAAGGGAAGATCCGTCTTTCCGTCTCCGACTCAGCATCGCAAGAATTTGATCCAAGTCACCCCACCATGACGTGGCAAAAATCGAGTATCTCATTTTTCTTTAGTCCAGTTTTGATTTGCAAGAAACCCCTAAAAACTGTCGGTCTTGGTGACGCAATATCCGCAAGTGGTCTACTTTATTCAGGATTtgcataa
- the LOC113474412 gene encoding uncharacterized protein LOC113474412, with amino-acid sequence MPRCNICRIAFASEKELAEHDTSHHGLGASALRPPSHSCEICQITFASDIELSLHEMQDHGPEASALRPPTIYEQLELTPPRKRTKYNLTVSQCCKEFYLSNDNFERRANAGDETVKLWEIPRAASPTASVSEIVPQLLQVGVNDIEESQQFNRSPVSGPRFVHDRYTQQDAVMGDPYCLHELDFTKQEAEFSFRGCCQTEAEIEKKLRKFCDLSAQSPREYLTTLQVDGIMGDPYCLHEFEFTESEAEFSFRRYCLTETEIEEKMQKFRELALTTPVVAPASLELPQEIPNDVMEAGSELIDAAIRNFQVGGGVVNNNSALDEWEEEWSDNEMDADSESERTDESQEITDEEVVEAEENFIIENANEQFDAMLERHHNAIFNTPPESAKRRYINYDFRRMPLPREELYRRLVRVLAEGNIFQLNVAEAYLLENINTHELKYYHANPENTSIIPHAMTIRSIEDLNRFLDIVYDLGILEGTRNPTVDRPDTIWRLIMIPNVLFIITKTKFLIGNAAGIPEDLLSLRSLVSFTHNSKGKRYTDNLCLFRCIAAHQRDRFDDKKRKNKYRNIERETHALARKYGIDPKAYPGVEIQDLGKAEQIFNVAINVYSMSSERKLGVVRISSVSKPKGGTVKLLLINDHFCYITNLPALSSTHACSKCKALFDRRDSCVRHEKVCERINSKPRVTYPGGVYKPLRNVFELLEPFNIKVPDELRFTKDFAVFDIESLLSKLPTTGKTTEKTTEHQIVSVSVASTTSKFKATSA; translated from the exons ATGCCTCGTTGCAATATCTGTCGCATAGCTTTTGCTAGTGAGAAAGAGTTGGCAGAGCATGATACAAGTCATCATGGACTTGGG GCGTCTGCGCTTAGACCGCCTTCGCATTCCTGCGAAATTTGTCAAATAACATTTGCTAGTGATATAGAGTTGTCGCTGCACGAAATGCAAGACCATGGTCCTGAG GCATCCGCGCTTAGACCGCCTACAATATACGAGCAATTAGAATTGACCCCACCGCGTAAACGTACGAAGTATAATCTGACTGTAAGTCAGTGTTGTAAAGAATTTTATCTGTCCAACGACAACTTTGAGCGCCGTGCGAATGCTGGTGATGAAACTGTAAAGCTGTGGGAG ATTCCGCGTGCTGCGTCGCCAACCGCAAGCGTATCTGAAATCGTTCCACAATTGCTGCAAGTGGGCGTTAACGATATAGAAGAATCGCAACAATTTAATAGGTCGCCCGTGTCTGGTCCGCGATTTGTACATGACCGGTATACTCAACAAGATGCCGTTATGGGAGACCCCTATTGTTTACACGAGCTCGACTTTACAAAACAAGAGGCAGAGTTTTCTTTTCGCGGGTGTTGTCAAACCGAAGCAGAGATAGAGAAAAAATTGCGTAAATTTTGTGATCTTTCCGCCCAGTCGCCTCGTGAATACCTCACAACGCTACAAGTAGATGGAATTATGGGAGATCCATATTGCTTACACGAGTTCGAATTTACTGAATCAGAGGCCGAGTTCTCTTTTCGCAGATATTGTTTAACTGAAACAGAAATAGAGGAAAAAATGCAGAAATTTCGTGAACTAGCCCTCACTACGCCTGTGGTTGCGCCTGCGTCGTTAGAGCTGCCACAAGAAATACCCAACGATGTAATGGAAGCGGGTAGTGAGCTTATCGATGCGGCAATTCGAAACTTTCAAGTTGGGGGCGGTGTTGTTAACAATAATAGTGCTTTGGATGAGTGGGAAGAAGAATGGTCTGACAATGAAATGGATGCGGATAGTGAGAGCGAGCGTACGGATGAGTCACAAGAAATAACTGATGAGGAGGTGGTTGAAGCGgaagaaaattttattatagaaAACGCGAACGAGCAGTTTGACGCTATGTTGGAACGACATCACAACGCGATTTTCAATACGCCACCCGAGAGCGCAAAACGTAGATATATTAATTACGATTTCCGGCGAATGCCGTTACCTCGGGAAGAATTGTACCGTCGTCTCGTTAGAGTTCTTGCAGAAGGAAATATATTCCAACTTAACGTGGCCGAAGCTTATCTTTTGGAGAATATCAATACTCACGAGCTTAAATATTACCACGCAAACCCCGAAAACACTTCGATTATACCTCACGCTATGACCATTCGTTCCATAGAGGATTTGAATCGGTTTCTGGATATAGTTTACGACTTAGGAATTCTAGAAGGAACACGAAATCCAACTGTTGATCGACCTGATACAATATGGCGGTTAATTATGATAccgaatgttttgtttatcatcacgaaaacaaagtttttaatcgGTAACGCAGCTGGAATTCCTGAGGATCTTTTATCTCTGCGAAGTTTGGTGTCGTTCACGCACAATTCCAAAGGAAAACGATATACCgataatttatgtttgtttcgATGTATCGCGGCGCATCAACGTGACAGGTTCGATgataagaaaagaaaaaacaagtaTAGAAATATTGAAAGGGAAACTCATGCGCTTGCTCGTAAATACGGTATAGATCCAAAGGCCTATCCCGGTGTTGAAATACAGGATCTTGGAAAAGCtgaacaaatttttaatgttgcaATCAATGTTTATAGCATGTCTTCTGAACGAAAGCTCGGTGTTGTAAGAATAAGCTCCGTAAGCAAACCTAAAGGTGGAACAGTGAAACTCTTATTAATCAACGatcatttttgttatattacaAACCTGCCAGCGCTTTCTAGCACTCACGCATGTAGTAAGTGTAAAGCGTTATTTGATCGGCGTGACAGTTGTGTGCGGCACGAGAAAGTATGTGAAAGAATTAACTCAAAACCACGAGTCACTTATCCGGGCGGTGTATACAAGCCACTACGCAATGTATTCGAGTTGTTGGAACCGTTTAATATAAAGGTGCCGGATGAGTTGCGTTTTACAAAAGATTTCGCTGTGTTTGATATTGAGTCGTTATTAAGCAAACTACCAACTACTGGCAAAACGACGGAGAAAACAACTGAGCATCAGATTGTTAGTGTCAGCGTAGCGTCAACAACGTCAAAGTTCAAAGCCACTTCTGCTTGA